In Syntrophomonas wolfei subsp. wolfei str. Goettingen G311, a single window of DNA contains:
- a CDS encoding YggT family protein, with translation MAIYQIVQIVNMAFNVLVWLIIARCILSFVRHNPYQPLIKFVYDVTEPIMAPFRRLIPAAGGLDFSPIIAVLAVTLIQKIVVELLYALV, from the coding sequence TTGGCTATTTATCAGATTGTACAGATTGTCAATATGGCTTTCAATGTGCTGGTATGGTTGATAATCGCGCGCTGTATTTTATCGTTTGTTAGGCACAATCCCTACCAACCTTTAATTAAGTTTGTTTACGATGTTACAGAGCCGATTATGGCTCCTTTCCGCAGGCTTATTCCTGCTGCCGGCGGGCTGGATTTTTCCCCCATTATCGCTGTCCTGGCGGTTACTTTGATACAAAAAATAGTGGTTGAATTACTATATGCTTTAGTGTAA
- a CDS encoding peptidase U32 family protein: protein MPGNYVELLAPAGRWDVLEQVAAAGADAVYLGGKRFNMRMLRQDYNFSDQELRDAVDFLHQQEKKIYITLNNLYYDAELNELKDYLFFLQDIAVDALIIQDMAVLDLYRELQLNLPLHASVQMGIANLQAARFLEEQGFSRAILSKNLSLEEIQEIHTGSKLALEFFAFGDLCIAHAGQCYMSSLVAGESGNRGRCLKPCRWPYRLEGAGKSEITAYYLAHNDLCLYPQLSALLAAGVTSLKIEGRMRSGEYLAHIIGIYRQALDKIMEDPEAYKINEEDYQKLTETRVRDFCSGNLFSRPGIESIGLSGEREPLFPTRAVKLKKLATNEPPEVTEGPGIALLEQQPCWRVKIGDFKSLEAMAALGVKRLILEYAADNRCPSGWRPEEIKAALSMVVGSDIEIWVETPRIVSQSELGMMEEDLRTISQLSGLSGFIVNEPGSFRLLQSLGQAIWGGHGLNTSNYRAARFWRKQGMSGVTASLELEWSRVKSLLSQVEETELLVHGPLAGIITDLCLPRAVQPAAANDVGEDCPLHCLQEDYYLQDEWGQKYRVRADGSCRNQIFYPYDLALIQRLPELLIAGLKYLRIDGQYYPAELLKQTVGLYMETAQDLQAGKWNPERVGSLLKLFPAGLGSSPLFAEKD, encoded by the coding sequence ATGCCTGGCAATTATGTAGAACTGCTGGCTCCGGCGGGCAGGTGGGATGTTCTGGAGCAGGTAGCTGCAGCAGGTGCAGATGCGGTTTACCTGGGGGGCAAACGCTTCAATATGCGTATGTTGAGGCAAGACTATAATTTTTCCGATCAGGAACTGCGGGATGCAGTCGATTTTTTACATCAGCAAGAGAAAAAAATCTATATAACCTTAAACAATCTTTATTATGATGCAGAACTAAACGAACTCAAGGATTATTTATTCTTCCTGCAGGATATCGCAGTTGACGCCTTAATAATACAGGACATGGCCGTGTTAGATCTGTACCGGGAACTGCAGCTGAACTTGCCCTTACATGCCAGTGTACAGATGGGTATAGCCAATCTGCAAGCGGCTCGTTTTTTGGAGGAGCAGGGTTTTAGCCGGGCTATATTATCCAAGAATCTTTCTTTGGAGGAAATCCAAGAAATTCATACCGGCTCGAAACTGGCCCTGGAATTCTTCGCTTTTGGCGACCTTTGTATCGCCCATGCCGGGCAGTGTTATATGAGCAGCCTGGTAGCTGGTGAAAGCGGTAATCGAGGGCGCTGTTTGAAGCCCTGTCGCTGGCCCTACCGCCTGGAGGGGGCGGGGAAGAGCGAGATTACGGCCTATTACCTGGCCCACAATGATCTATGTCTTTATCCGCAGCTCTCAGCTTTACTGGCAGCCGGGGTTACTTCCCTGAAAATAGAAGGCCGCATGCGCAGTGGAGAATACCTGGCTCATATTATTGGGATATATCGCCAGGCCCTCGACAAGATAATGGAAGACCCTGAAGCTTATAAGATTAATGAAGAGGACTACCAGAAGCTAACGGAAACACGAGTACGGGACTTCTGCAGCGGCAATCTTTTTAGCCGGCCGGGAATTGAATCCATTGGACTGAGTGGAGAAAGGGAACCCCTCTTTCCTACCCGGGCCGTGAAATTGAAAAAACTGGCCACCAATGAACCCCCCGAAGTCACGGAAGGTCCGGGAATTGCCTTGCTGGAGCAGCAGCCTTGCTGGAGGGTTAAAATTGGCGATTTTAAGAGTCTGGAAGCAATGGCGGCTCTGGGAGTAAAACGACTTATACTGGAATATGCAGCCGATAATCGCTGCCCCTCAGGCTGGAGACCGGAGGAGATAAAGGCGGCTTTGTCCATGGTGGTTGGCAGTGATATAGAAATATGGGTGGAGACACCCCGGATAGTTAGCCAAAGTGAATTAGGGATGATGGAAGAGGACTTGCGGACCATAAGCCAGCTTTCCGGTCTGAGTGGCTTTATTGTGAACGAGCCGGGAAGCTTTCGTCTACTCCAGAGCCTGGGACAGGCTATCTGGGGTGGTCATGGTCTAAACACAAGTAATTACCGGGCAGCGCGTTTCTGGCGGAAACAGGGTATGAGCGGCGTCACTGCCTCCCTGGAATTGGAGTGGAGCAGGGTCAAATCTTTACTTAGCCAGGTAGAGGAAACGGAACTGCTGGTTCATGGTCCTCTTGCCGGAATAATTACTGATTTGTGCCTCCCCCGGGCGGTACAGCCAGCTGCTGCCAATGATGTCGGTGAAGACTGTCCGCTTCACTGCTTGCAGGAGGATTATTATTTACAGGATGAGTGGGGGCAAAAATATCGGGTACGGGCTGATGGCAGTTGCCGAAACCAGATATTTTATCCCTATGACCTGGCTCTTATTCAGCGGCTTCCGGAACTGCTTATAGCCGGACTTAAATATTTGCGGATTGACGGACAATATTATCCGGCTGAATTGCTGAAGCAAACAGTTGGGCTTTATATGGAAACAGCGCAGGACTTGCAGGCAGGGAAATGGAATCCTGAACGAGTCGGCAGCTTACTCAAACTCTTTCCTGCCGGGCTTGGCAGCTCGCCTTTGTTTGCTGAAAAGGATTAA
- a CDS encoding DivIVA domain-containing protein: MITAMEIRNQQFPKSLRGFNQDEVKKYLLNLAQDYESLYSENASLKEKIQNLEYELSKYRKLEETMNNSLILAQQTAEDLKSSARKEADLMLEESKKRIIEVMMVYQEIIKRMNIFNVELKSQVSAELELLEKNQKKIEELSNFFYSKDFKEVMESLEKVNLKE; encoded by the coding sequence ATGATTACTGCCATGGAAATACGCAACCAGCAATTCCCCAAGTCGCTGCGAGGCTTTAACCAGGATGAAGTGAAAAAATATCTTTTAAACTTGGCCCAGGATTATGAAAGCCTGTACAGTGAGAACGCCAGCCTTAAAGAAAAGATTCAAAACCTGGAATATGAACTGAGCAAATACCGCAAGCTGGAAGAAACCATGAACAATAGTCTTATACTGGCCCAGCAGACTGCCGAAGACTTGAAATCCAGTGCCCGCAAAGAAGCCGATCTGATGTTGGAGGAATCTAAAAAACGCATAATTGAAGTAATGATGGTATATCAGGAAATAATAAAACGAATGAACATATTCAATGTGGAGTTGAAATCCCAGGTAAGTGCTGAATTAGAACTTCTGGAAAAGAATCAGAAAAAGATTGAAGAGCTATCTAATTTTTTTTATAGTAAGGATTTCAAAGAAGTAATGGAGAGTTTGGAAAAGGTAAACCTGAAGGAATAA
- a CDS encoding DUF167 domain-containing protein gives MNKPLIRTERNGDWLRFGVKVQPRSSRNQIVGEHEGDLKIKVMAPPVEGAANQALQKFLAELFKLPKKDIRIVRGETSRHKIVEIRGIEAEKLLAFIPQITK, from the coding sequence ATGAATAAGCCTTTAATAAGAACGGAAAGAAATGGCGACTGGCTCCGCTTTGGAGTCAAGGTGCAGCCGCGCTCGTCCCGCAATCAAATTGTGGGCGAACATGAAGGCGATTTAAAAATCAAAGTCATGGCTCCGCCGGTAGAGGGCGCAGCCAACCAGGCCCTGCAAAAGTTTCTGGCTGAGTTGTTCAAGTTGCCCAAAAAGGATATCCGCATCGTCCGGGGCGAGACCTCCCGCCATAAAATTGTTGAAATTCGAGGAATTGAAGCCGAAAAGCTGCTTGCTTTTATCCCCCAGATAACAAAGTGA
- a CDS encoding DMT family transporter codes for MSAAKKRMQAEVSMLLVAAIWGSTFVVVKNALQEIGPFLFLGLRFLLAFLILLILSFPCIKKTNRHTLLAGGLLGLFLFIGYVFQTIGLKYTTSTNAGFITGISVVLVPIIFSLLYRQRPTVSTTITVILAATGLFFLSFPRNSFSLAYGDFLVLICAFGFAFHIIFVDRYSHQHNAIAITAVQILFVGILSLLIGLINEPWPEHFSANLLTALFITAVFATSLAFLLQNALQKYSTPTRIAIVLTTEPIFAALAGYLWAEEILSHRAMFGAGLILVSMLISILTRKSKNLIEANA; via the coding sequence ATGTCAGCGGCAAAAAAACGTATGCAGGCGGAAGTGAGTATGCTCTTAGTAGCAGCTATCTGGGGCAGCACTTTTGTGGTAGTAAAAAACGCCTTGCAGGAAATCGGCCCCTTTCTCTTCCTGGGCCTGCGTTTTTTGCTGGCTTTTTTAATACTGCTCATATTGTCTTTTCCCTGTATAAAAAAAACCAATCGCCATACCTTGCTCGCCGGAGGGCTTTTAGGCCTGTTTCTTTTTATTGGTTATGTCTTTCAAACCATTGGTTTAAAATATACGACCTCCACCAACGCTGGTTTTATCACCGGAATCAGCGTGGTTCTGGTTCCTATAATCTTTTCTCTGCTTTACCGTCAACGGCCAACTGTCAGTACTACAATTACCGTGATCCTGGCGGCTACCGGCCTGTTTTTCTTGTCCTTCCCCCGCAACTCTTTTTCGCTGGCTTATGGTGATTTCCTGGTGCTCATCTGTGCCTTTGGCTTTGCTTTTCATATTATCTTTGTTGACCGCTATTCGCACCAGCATAATGCCATTGCTATAACCGCAGTGCAAATCTTATTTGTGGGTATCTTATCCTTGCTGATTGGACTAATAAACGAACCGTGGCCCGAGCATTTTTCCGCCAACCTTTTAACTGCTCTTTTTATCACTGCCGTTTTCGCAACTTCACTGGCCTTCCTACTGCAAAATGCTCTGCAAAAATACAGTACACCTACCCGTATTGCTATAGTTTTAACTACTGAGCCAATTTTCGCAGCCCTGGCCGGTTACTTGTGGGCAGAGGAAATTCTATCCCACCGGGCGATGTTCGGTGCTGGATTAATTTTAGTCTCTATGCTAATCTCGATCCTTACCCGAAAAAGCAAAAACCTTATAGAAGCTAATGCGTAA
- the nth gene encoding endonuclease III yields the protein MQRSIEIIKCLKKEYPEAGTLLQHSSPFQFMVAVVLSAQSTDEQVNRVTAELFADYGTPEALAAIDLSLLEEKIRGVGLYRNKARHLKKMAQIIVEQYQGEVPSDFDELLSLPGVGRKSANVIRSVVFKKPGLGVDTHVHRVANRLGLVNSKLPEQTEKALKEQIPEKCWSEAHHLLIFHGRRICQARKPQCNNCVLEGLCEKRFEK from the coding sequence TTGCAGCGTAGTATTGAGATAATTAAGTGTTTAAAAAAGGAATATCCTGAGGCCGGCACTCTGCTCCAGCATAGCAGTCCCTTTCAATTTATGGTGGCGGTGGTTCTTTCGGCACAGAGCACCGATGAACAGGTAAACCGGGTTACGGCGGAGCTGTTTGCTGATTACGGAACCCCTGAAGCTCTAGCGGCAATCGATTTGTCTCTATTAGAAGAGAAGATTCGGGGAGTGGGGTTGTACCGGAACAAAGCCCGTCATCTCAAAAAGATGGCGCAAATAATAGTGGAGCAATACCAGGGAGAGGTGCCTTCCGATTTCGATGAATTATTGAGCCTTCCCGGTGTAGGGCGCAAGAGTGCTAATGTGATAAGGTCGGTAGTGTTTAAAAAACCCGGTCTGGGCGTGGATACCCATGTACACCGGGTGGCCAACCGCCTGGGCTTGGTGAACAGCAAGCTCCCTGAGCAGACGGAAAAAGCCTTGAAAGAGCAAATTCCGGAAAAATGCTGGAGCGAAGCCCATCATCTTTTGATTTTCCACGGGCGTCGGATTTGCCAGGCCCGCAAGCCGCAGTGTAATAATTGCGTATTAGAGGGGCTTTGCGAGAAAAGGTTCGAGAAGTAG
- the ileS gene encoding isoleucine--tRNA ligase, with amino-acid sequence MAKGKYDGTLNLPQTGFPMRANLPQREPEILKFWDEIDIYRRIQEKNAGRPQFILHDGPPYANGNIHLGHTLNKVLKDIIVKYRSMSGYDSPYIPGWDTHGLPIEQQAIKNLGIDRHKTDVVEFREHCRDYALKYVEIQKEQFKRLGVRGDWEDPYLTLSPGFESIQIKVFGEMAKKGFIYKGLKPVYWCGDCETALAEAEVEYNEKVSPSIYVKFPVKDGKGVLPEDAFVIIWTTTPWTLPANTGICLHPGFDYVLLEVKGEKYLLAQGLLEAVAGELGWDNYQILDKYKGEELERVICHHPFFARDSLLVLGEHVTLEAGTGCVHTAPGHGEDDFHVGQEYGLEVISPVDDRGRFTAEAEKFQGLYVHDANKAVIEELEKRNMLLKAASIEHQYPYCWRCKQPIIYRATEQWFASIDGFRQDALNAIDTVKWIPSWGRDRIFNMIRDRGDWCISRQRTWGVPIPIFYCESCGEALINDETIQRVSELFAANGSDIWFAKTAAELMPPGCSCEHCGGSTFRKESDIMDVWFDSGSSHMAVLEPRQELRWPSDMYLEGSDQHRGWFNSSLSTAVAIRGAAPYREVLTHGFVVDEQGRKMSKSLGNVVDPLRMTREMGADILRLWVSSADYRNDVSVSPNIIKQSAEAYRKIRNTCRFILGNLFDFDPGKERVSYDKLSELDQWALLKLDKLIRRVTKAYEDYEFHVVFHSMHNFCTVDLSNIYFDILKDKLYCSHPQDAERKAAQTVLYDIINALVVMLTPILAFSSEEIWSYLKKEGQAESVQLLEWPQANDEYLNQAIENRMSRVLELREVVTKALEEARSKKVIGHSLGAWITIYASPEWTELLKATAGLEKIFIVSRAELKPETEAPAEALALEGVEGIRVMVQAAEGSKCERCWIIENSVGEDLKHPTLCQRCAEVVAQLQG; translated from the coding sequence ATGGCTAAAGGAAAGTATGACGGAACCTTGAATCTTCCCCAAACCGGTTTTCCCATGAGGGCCAACCTGCCCCAGAGGGAGCCGGAGATATTGAAGTTCTGGGATGAAATTGACATATACCGGCGCATACAGGAGAAAAACGCTGGCCGACCCCAGTTTATTCTGCATGACGGACCGCCGTATGCTAATGGGAACATTCACCTGGGACATACCCTTAATAAAGTTTTGAAAGATATTATTGTTAAATACCGCTCCATGAGCGGTTACGACTCTCCCTATATCCCGGGCTGGGATACGCATGGCCTGCCTATCGAGCAGCAGGCCATAAAGAATCTGGGTATTGACCGGCATAAGACGGATGTGGTAGAGTTCCGCGAACACTGCCGCGACTATGCCCTTAAATATGTGGAAATACAGAAAGAACAATTTAAACGACTGGGGGTGCGCGGAGACTGGGAAGATCCCTACCTCACCCTGAGTCCAGGTTTTGAGTCTATACAAATCAAAGTATTTGGAGAAATGGCTAAAAAAGGTTTCATTTACAAAGGTTTAAAGCCGGTATACTGGTGCGGGGACTGTGAAACGGCCCTGGCCGAGGCGGAAGTGGAATACAATGAAAAGGTCTCCCCTTCCATTTATGTCAAGTTCCCGGTAAAGGATGGAAAGGGGGTTTTACCTGAAGATGCCTTTGTTATCATCTGGACCACCACCCCCTGGACCCTGCCGGCCAACACCGGAATTTGCCTGCATCCGGGCTTTGATTATGTTTTGCTGGAAGTAAAAGGAGAAAAATACCTCCTGGCTCAAGGATTGCTGGAAGCAGTAGCCGGAGAGCTGGGCTGGGATAATTATCAGATTCTGGACAAATATAAAGGGGAAGAGCTGGAACGGGTGATTTGCCACCATCCTTTCTTTGCCCGCGATTCCCTATTGGTATTAGGTGAACATGTCACCCTTGAAGCTGGTACCGGCTGCGTACATACCGCTCCCGGACATGGTGAAGACGACTTTCATGTAGGCCAGGAATACGGATTGGAAGTGATTTCTCCGGTGGACGACCGGGGTCGATTCACCGCAGAAGCCGAAAAGTTCCAGGGGCTCTATGTTCATGATGCCAATAAAGCGGTTATAGAAGAGCTGGAAAAACGGAATATGCTGCTGAAGGCGGCAAGTATTGAACACCAGTATCCCTATTGCTGGCGCTGTAAGCAGCCTATAATCTACCGGGCTACGGAACAATGGTTTGCGTCCATTGATGGTTTTCGCCAGGATGCCCTTAATGCTATTGATACGGTTAAGTGGATTCCATCCTGGGGCCGTGACCGGATTTTCAATATGATTAGAGACCGGGGGGATTGGTGTATCTCCCGGCAGCGTACCTGGGGAGTACCTATTCCCATATTTTACTGTGAATCCTGCGGGGAAGCCCTGATAAACGATGAAACCATCCAACGGGTGAGCGAGCTCTTTGCTGCGAATGGTTCTGATATCTGGTTTGCGAAAACGGCGGCAGAACTTATGCCGCCAGGCTGCAGCTGTGAACACTGCGGCGGAAGTACTTTCCGCAAAGAGAGCGATATTATGGATGTGTGGTTTGATTCCGGTTCCAGCCACATGGCTGTTTTAGAACCGCGCCAAGAACTGCGCTGGCCGTCTGATATGTATCTGGAAGGCAGCGACCAGCACCGTGGCTGGTTTAATTCTTCCCTTTCGACAGCGGTGGCAATCAGGGGTGCTGCCCCCTATAGAGAGGTTTTGACTCATGGATTTGTGGTAGATGAGCAGGGCCGCAAGATGTCCAAGTCCCTGGGTAATGTGGTGGACCCACTGCGGATGACCCGGGAAATGGGAGCAGATATACTGCGCCTGTGGGTATCATCCGCCGATTACCGCAATGATGTTTCGGTTTCGCCCAATATAATAAAGCAGAGTGCGGAGGCTTATCGCAAGATTCGCAATACCTGCCGCTTTATCCTGGGTAATCTTTTTGATTTTGACCCCGGGAAAGAGCGGGTAAGCTATGATAAGCTGAGTGAACTCGATCAATGGGCCTTGCTCAAGCTGGACAAATTAATCCGCCGGGTCACCAAAGCTTATGAGGATTATGAATTCCATGTGGTATTTCATTCCATGCACAATTTTTGCACGGTTGACCTGAGCAATATCTACTTTGACATTTTGAAGGATAAACTATATTGCTCACACCCGCAGGATGCGGAAAGGAAAGCAGCCCAGACCGTACTCTATGATATAATTAACGCCCTGGTGGTAATGCTTACTCCCATACTGGCCTTCAGCAGTGAGGAAATCTGGAGCTATCTCAAGAAGGAAGGGCAGGCGGAAAGTGTCCAATTGTTGGAATGGCCGCAAGCTAATGATGAGTATCTCAACCAGGCTATCGAAAACCGTATGTCAAGGGTTCTGGAATTGCGGGAAGTGGTTACCAAAGCCCTGGAAGAAGCCCGGAGCAAGAAGGTAATAGGTCACTCCCTGGGAGCATGGATTACCATCTATGCCAGCCCCGAATGGACGGAACTTTTGAAAGCTACCGCCGGCCTGGAAAAAATATTCATTGTTTCCCGGGCGGAACTGAAGCCGGAAACGGAAGCGCCGGCAGAAGCCCTGGCCCTGGAGGGGGTTGAGGGAATCCGTGTTATGGTTCAAGCCGCCGAGGGCAGCAAGTGTGAACGCTGCTGGATAATTGAGAATTCAGTAGGCGAAGATTTAAAACATCCCACATTATGCCAACGCTGTGCAGAGGTTGTGGCCCAACTGCAAGGATAG
- a CDS encoding DUF5665 domain-containing protein: MPEREPGRDDSHYLQELNRKMDELSLNMEKLGIAEYLEMLRNPRRLFFINFWAGLSRGFGMAIGFTILAAIVIYFLQKLIILNVPLIGDFIADLVAIVQNQLRVQ; the protein is encoded by the coding sequence ATGCCAGAAAGGGAACCGGGTCGGGATGATAGCCATTACCTTCAGGAATTAAACCGGAAGATGGACGAACTATCTTTGAATATGGAGAAATTGGGCATTGCTGAGTATCTGGAAATGCTTAGAAATCCGCGCCGCCTCTTTTTTATAAATTTTTGGGCCGGCTTATCCCGCGGCTTTGGAATGGCTATAGGTTTTACCATTCTGGCAGCTATAGTAATATATTTTTTGCAAAAGTTGATTATACTAAATGTACCGCTAATTGGAGATTTTATTGCGGATCTGGTAGCAATAGTACAAAACCAGCTAAGGGTGCAATAG
- a CDS encoding TraR/DksA C4-type zinc finger protein, translating to MDYQDNLMQRKAEIEQVIKQKRDELIIPLGEWSDELSLYDQHPADIASEVTQRETNLGILEMLEYELEKVNDALSRLQNGQYGVCEACGQKIEPARLERLVNTTLCTNCARSQQKGFKRPAEEGVIAAGQMSDLGEGIQIAGYEFYE from the coding sequence ATGGACTACCAGGATAATTTAATGCAGCGCAAAGCTGAAATAGAGCAGGTTATTAAACAAAAACGGGATGAACTGATTATTCCCCTGGGTGAGTGGAGTGATGAGCTTTCCCTTTATGACCAGCACCCGGCTGATATTGCCAGTGAGGTAACCCAAAGGGAAACCAATCTGGGTATATTGGAAATGTTGGAATATGAGCTGGAGAAAGTAAATGATGCCCTGTCCCGCCTGCAAAATGGCCAGTATGGTGTTTGTGAAGCTTGCGGGCAAAAGATCGAGCCGGCTCGTCTGGAACGCCTGGTGAATACCACTCTCTGTACCAACTGTGCCCGGAGCCAGCAGAAGGGCTTCAAACGGCCCGCCGAGGAAGGAGTCATAGCGGCAGGTCAGATGTCAGACCTGGGCGAAGGAATACAGATCGCCGGTTATGAGTTTTATGAGTAG
- a CDS encoding glycosyltransferase family 4 protein — translation MRIGIFTDSFIPYTSGVVTSILTFQKELSRLGHDIHIFAPSYPNFQQEEEQVYRFFSLPAPTNPDFSLAIPIFPGMNMLVRRLDLDIIHVQSPFTMGRVGLHYGRKYHTPVVFTYHTLYDQYVHYVPIAQDLAREMAIKYSVSFCNQCSHVVVPSSEVQTILKQNEVKTPLSVIPTGVPLDKFESGDKDWLRRNYDIPAENRVLLFVGRLTREKNLEFLIKAFQQVKKRVANSTLVLTAQGPLESELKKLVLDLGLSLEKDVVFTGALPFDTLVNVYYSADLFVFSSVTETQGLVLIEAMAAGLPVVAVGAYGVQDMVDHEKNGLLTPLDIEAFSDAISSLLLDNQRYRQYQLNARQKAESLSASKMALKLEQLYQTLYDQSPPRYYRGFDLGRWLGS, via the coding sequence TTGAGAATTGGCATTTTCACTGACAGCTTTATTCCCTACACTAGCGGCGTGGTTACCTCGATTTTAACTTTCCAGAAAGAATTGAGCCGCCTCGGACACGATATCCATATCTTTGCCCCTAGCTATCCTAACTTCCAACAAGAGGAAGAACAGGTATACCGCTTCTTTTCTTTACCGGCACCAACCAACCCTGATTTTTCTCTGGCCATTCCCATTTTTCCTGGCATGAATATGCTGGTCAGGAGACTTGACCTGGATATTATCCATGTTCAATCACCATTTACCATGGGGCGGGTCGGCCTTCACTATGGCCGCAAGTATCACACTCCTGTAGTCTTCACTTACCATACCCTTTACGACCAATATGTTCATTATGTTCCCATTGCTCAGGATCTAGCGCGGGAAATGGCAATCAAATACAGTGTAAGCTTCTGCAACCAGTGCAGCCATGTGGTAGTACCAAGCAGTGAGGTACAGACAATACTAAAACAAAACGAGGTTAAGACTCCGCTTAGCGTAATCCCTACCGGCGTACCTCTGGATAAATTTGAGTCAGGAGATAAGGATTGGCTGCGGAGGAATTACGATATCCCCGCCGAAAACCGGGTGCTGCTTTTCGTGGGACGATTAACCCGGGAAAAAAATCTGGAGTTTCTCATAAAGGCCTTCCAGCAGGTAAAAAAGCGGGTAGCAAACAGCACTCTGGTTTTAACCGCCCAGGGACCACTGGAGAGCGAGCTTAAAAAACTGGTGTTGGACTTAGGTCTTTCGCTGGAAAAGGATGTTGTTTTTACGGGAGCACTGCCCTTTGACACTTTGGTAAATGTTTATTACTCTGCTGATCTTTTCGTTTTTTCTTCCGTAACCGAGACCCAGGGATTGGTTTTAATTGAGGCTATGGCTGCTGGGCTTCCAGTGGTAGCGGTGGGAGCTTACGGAGTCCAGGATATGGTGGATCATGAGAAAAACGGACTTCTAACCCCTTTGGATATAGAGGCCTTTAGCGATGCTATATCTAGCCTGCTGCTTGACAATCAACGCTATCGCCAATACCAGCTCAATGCCCGCCAAAAGGCGGAAAGCCTTTCTGCCAGCAAAATGGCCTTAAAATTGGAGCAACTTTACCAAACCCTGTATGATCAGTCCCCTCCTCGTTATTACCGGGGATTCGACCTGGGCAGGTGGCTGGGGTCCTAA
- a CDS encoding MurT ligase domain-containing protein: MKNLRLTLAVIAGKILIYISRLLGHQGTSLPGRIARKIYPRILRTLSTNIRREIVVITGTNGKTTTSNMLAEILQQQGYSLVHNRLGANMLSGITTAFIEKSDIYGSRRFDYALLETDEATVPLLLRETRPRLVLITNFFQDQLDRYGEMDHTIKLIQEAVKDQEIEMLLNADDPLTANFEAETGLKCRYYGFDGNSCDSNRSIDSREVRYCAFCGHPLEYEKYHYAQLGQYSCPQCHSCNPERDFTGQELEMSPDIELKVDGMALKSPYQGFHNAYNILAAVSLARLLGVEEENIKKAIASFQPQAGRMEAFFINGKRVVLALVKNPAALNQTLASLIYDPSRKNLFFALNDNAADGRDISWIWDADVELLEYENVMVEQIVCSGQRSGDIALRFKYAGFPQERIRIEAELPRAIELAVQGSAESSYILCSYTALFACQRILREMEKRSGAGEETEKAYQPQS; the protein is encoded by the coding sequence ATGAAAAACCTGCGCCTCACCCTGGCCGTTATAGCCGGGAAGATATTAATCTATATAAGCCGCCTGCTGGGTCATCAGGGAACTTCTTTACCCGGCCGGATAGCCCGTAAGATTTATCCCCGGATATTGCGAACCCTGTCCACCAACATCCGCCGGGAGATTGTAGTAATAACCGGAACCAATGGTAAGACTACCACCAGCAACATGCTGGCGGAAATTCTCCAGCAGCAAGGCTACAGCCTGGTGCATAACCGACTTGGAGCCAATATGCTTTCTGGAATTACTACCGCTTTTATTGAAAAGAGCGATATTTACGGCAGCAGGAGATTTGATTATGCCTTGCTGGAGACCGATGAAGCTACAGTCCCATTGCTCTTGCGGGAAACCCGGCCTCGCCTGGTTCTAATCACCAATTTTTTTCAGGATCAGTTGGATCGCTATGGCGAAATGGATCATACCATAAAATTGATTCAGGAGGCGGTAAAGGATCAGGAAATCGAAATGCTGCTCAATGCTGATGACCCTTTGACCGCCAACTTCGAGGCTGAAACCGGGCTTAAATGCCGGTATTATGGCTTTGATGGCAATTCCTGTGATAGTAACCGGAGTATAGATAGTAGGGAAGTAAGATACTGTGCCTTTTGTGGTCATCCGCTGGAATATGAGAAATATCACTATGCTCAACTGGGTCAATATAGCTGTCCTCAATGCCATAGCTGCAACCCGGAAAGGGATTTTACCGGACAGGAGCTGGAAATGAGTCCGGATATTGAATTGAAAGTGGACGGAATGGCCCTCAAAAGTCCCTACCAGGGCTTCCACAATGCCTATAACATACTGGCGGCAGTTTCCCTGGCCCGCTTGTTGGGGGTGGAGGAAGAGAATATTAAGAAGGCTATTGCCAGTTTCCAACCCCAGGCTGGACGGATGGAGGCTTTCTTCATAAACGGCAAAAGGGTAGTACTGGCCCTGGTTAAGAACCCGGCTGCACTAAACCAGACCCTGGCCAGCTTGATTTATGACCCAAGCCGAAAAAATCTATTTTTTGCTTTAAACGATAATGCTGCTGATGGCCGTGACATCTCTTGGATTTGGGATGCAGATGTGGAATTATTGGAGTACGAGAATGTGATGGTTGAACAGATTGTTTGCTCCGGACAGAGAAGCGGCGACATAGCTTTACGCTTCAAATATGCTGGTTTCCCTCAGGAAAGGATTAGAATTGAAGCAGAACTGCCGAGGGCCATTGAGCTGGCAGTGCAGGGCAGCGCGGAGAGCAGTTATATACTCTGCAGCTATACCGCTCTGTTTGCTTGCCAGCGCATCCTGAGGGAGATGGAAAAGAGAAGTGGGGCCGGGGAGGAAACGGAAAAGGCTTACCAACCCCAATCATGA